In Hermetia illucens chromosome 5, iHerIll2.2.curated.20191125, whole genome shotgun sequence, a single window of DNA contains:
- the LOC119657308 gene encoding enhancer of split mgamma protein-like, translated as MSPSQNYPPNLMSMEPVSRTYQYRKIMKPMLERKRRARINRCLDELKDLMTGALQAEGENVAKLEKADILELTVRHLHSLRQHNTLFCRPDPGYADRYWDGFRHCAKEVAQFLAKCDQSAGVVVLKHINALMLNLDPYRHTYLATMRPESIPKNTERSSSRDCFEQESRESGSVWRPW; from the exons atgtcaccgagccagaattACCCGCCAAATCTGATGTCCATGGAACCTGTTTCCAGGACATACCAATACCGGAAGATCATGAAGCCAATGTTGGAGAGGAAGCGACGAGCACGGATCAACCGATGCTTGGATGAACTAAAGGATTTGATGACTGGTGCCTTGCAAGCT GAGGGCGAAAACGTGGCAAAACTAGAGAAAGCAGACATCCTGGAGTTGACCGTTCGACATCTACACAGCTTACGACAACATAATACGTTATTCTGTCGTCCTGACCCAGGATATGCTGATCGATATTGGGATGGATTCCGCCATTGTGCCAAGGAGGTGGCCCAGTTCCTAGCCAAATGTGATCAATCTGCCGGGGTAGTGGTATTAAAGCACATCAACGCATTGATGCTGAATTTGGATCCTTATCGGCATACATATTTGGCCACCATGCGACCTGAATCAATACCTAAAAATACTGAAAGGAGTTCTTCGAGAGACTGTTTCGAACAAGAGAGCAGAGAGAGTGGTTCAGTTTGGAGACCGTGGTAG